The window CAACATCATGTGCAACCACCTGAGGTTCAACCCGCCAGAGGTGTGTGGGGCGGGGCTTCCGGGGGCGGGCTCCTGGAGGGGGGGGTCTCCCGGGGCTGGGCTCCATGGGGGCTGGGCTTCCCGGGGCGGGCTTCCCGGGGGCGGGGCTTCCCGGGGGGCGGGGCTTCCCGGGGGGCGGGGCCCTGGAGGGCGGGGCCCTGGAGGGCGGGGCCCTGGAGGGCGGGGCCCTGGAGGGCGGGGCCCTggagggcggggccggggctCCGGGGGCGTTGCTCTCCTAGTCCGCAGCGGGCGCCCTGCGTCTGccgccctctccctcttcttCGCCTCCTCCTGGGTCTAAGACCCACCAGCTCGTCCCTCCGCAGGCCCTTTTCACGTGTTCACAGCTCCTTCTCTGGGTCATTCGGGTCTTAGCTTAGAGGGCATCTCCTCCCGGGGGCTTCTCTGACCTCTTCCCCAAAGGCTTAGCGTGGGTGACGGGGAAGGGTAATGGGGGCCGGGGCGTGGGCAGGCTCAGGGGCTTTCGGGTCGTTCTGGATACTGGTTGGTGCAGGGTGGCaggcagaggagccgggtggccTGCGCtggatgcaggagactgggtttcaggggcggggggccgggggcAGGCTCAGGTGTGCTGCGGGGTGGGGGCAAGGGAGGAGGCACCACCTGCTCCAGGACCACGCCCGAAGGAGCCCAGAGGGTCACCAGCCCTTCCCGGTCTGTCTCCCAACAGGTGCAGAAAGTCATGCCCAACGACACCTTCTACTTTTCCATCCTCAGAAACCCCGTCTTCCAGCTGGAATCCTCCTTCGTCTACTACAAGAGCCACGTCCCCGCCTTCAGGAACGTCTCCAGCCTGGAAGCCTTCTTGGCCTCCCCGTGGACCTACTACAACCAGAGCCTGGGCCTGAGGAACGCCTACGCCCGGAACAGCATGTGGTTCGACCTGGGTTTCGACAATGACGCGCCGCCGGAGGAGGGCTACGTGCGCGCGCGCCTGCTCGACGTGGAGCGGCGCTTCCAGCTGCTGCTCATCGCGGAGCATTTCGACGAGTCCATGGTGCTGCTCCGGCGCCTGCTGCGCTGGCGGCTGGACGACGTGGTGGCCTTCAGGCTCAACTCGCGCAGCCAGCGCAGCGTCACCAGCTTGTCGCCCGCAGGCCGGGAGCGCGCCAAGCACTGGTGCGCCCTGGACTGGCACCTCTACCAGCACTTCAACCGCACCTTCTGGGCCCGGCTGCGCGCAGAGCTGAGCCCGCGGCGTCTGCGCTCCGAGGTGGCTCAGCTGCGCGAGCGGCGGCGCGAGCTGGCGGTCCTGTGTCTACAGGACAGCGAGCCCAAGAACCAGTCGCAGATCACCGATCTCCGACTGCGCCCCTACCAGTCGGGCAGGGCCGACATCCTGGGCTACAACCTCAGGCCGGGCCTGGACAACCAGACGCTGCAGATGTGTCGGAGGATGGTTATGCCTGAGCTCCAGTACATGGCCCACCTCTACACCCTgcagttccccgacaaacccccCAAGAACCTCGCCTTCCTGGAGGCCTAGAGGGATGGCACCGGGGACTCTGGCTGGGCCGTCTCCTGTTGTCCCTGGAAGGCCTGGGCGCCGTCTCAGGCTCCGAGGGGTCTTCTGGGGGCACCTGGGGTACCCAGGCCCTGCCAGACCACCAGTCCTCAGGGCAAAGACTCCAGTGAAGAGACCACCCATGATCCATCCTCTCGGAGGTGACCTCTCTGCTGAGGGCCCGAAATATAGGACACCGCTCACCTGGACTGAGGATGTGAGCCTGCTCATCAGAGTCATCCGATAGAAGTCTCTAATGAGGTGGGAAAGTGAGGGATCTTCATCAGAAGAAAGGGGTCTGGAGCTCAGAGCAGCTCCCCTGCTTTGCCAGCCGTGGGGACATGGCTCTGGTCACTGAGACGCTGTCAGCGCCCCACGCTCTGGAGGTGGGCTTGGGGACCTGGGTTTGGAAGGGTCTGGAATGCTCAGTTTCCCATCTTTGGCTGTATGAGCCTTAT of the Capra hircus breed San Clemente unplaced genomic scaffold, ASM170441v1, whole genome shotgun sequence genome contains:
- the GAL3ST2 gene encoding galactose-3-O-sulfotransferase 2 isoform X1, with amino-acid sequence MPSSLGGLQRCFWAVLLLLALAVLLLAGIMHVDIGLFMPQLGDQPDGPPVTNVMFLKTHKTASSTVLNILFRFAETHNLSAALPAGGRFHLGYPWLFLARYVEGVEQGGPVRRFNIMCNHLRFNPPEVQKVMPNDTFYFSILRNPVFQLESSFVYYKSHVPAFRNVSSLEAFLASPWTYYNQSLGLRNAYARNSMWFDLGFDNDAPPEEGYVRARLLDVERRFQLLLIAEHFDESMVLLRRLLRWRLDDVVAFRLNSRSQRSVTSLSPAGRERAKHWCALDWHLYQHFNRTFWARLRAELSPRRLRSEVAQLRERRRELAVLCLQDSEPKNQSQITDLRLRPYQSGRADILGYNLRPGLDNQTLQMCRRMVMPELQYMAHLYTLQFPDKPPKNLAFLEA
- the GAL3ST2 gene encoding galactose-3-O-sulfotransferase 2 isoform X2, producing MFLKTHKTASSTVLNILFRFAETHNLSAALPAGGRFHLGYPWLFLARYVEGVEQGGPVRRFNIMCNHLRFNPPEVQKVMPNDTFYFSILRNPVFQLESSFVYYKSHVPAFRNVSSLEAFLASPWTYYNQSLGLRNAYARNSMWFDLGFDNDAPPEEGYVRARLLDVERRFQLLLIAEHFDESMVLLRRLLRWRLDDVVAFRLNSRSQRSVTSLSPAGRERAKHWCALDWHLYQHFNRTFWARLRAELSPRRLRSEVAQLRERRRELAVLCLQDSEPKNQSQITDLRLRPYQSGRADILGYNLRPGLDNQTLQMCRRMVMPELQYMAHLYTLQFPDKPPKNLAFLEA